The proteins below are encoded in one region of Aequorivita iocasae:
- a CDS encoding ATP-dependent Clp protease adaptor ClpS codes for MSTREKIQEDVEVVEKESNLNEIVLYNDDVNTFDHVINSLIFACEHTPEQAEQCSIIVHYKGKCTVKTGEFNELKPRCTMLLEAGLSAEII; via the coding sequence ATGAGTACCAGAGAAAAAATCCAAGAAGATGTAGAGGTTGTAGAAAAGGAGAGCAACCTCAATGAAATTGTGCTTTACAATGATGATGTAAACACTTTTGATCATGTAATAAACAGTTTGATTTTTGCTTGTGAGCACACCCCAGAACAGGCTGAGCAGTGTTCCATCATTGTGCATTATAAAGGAAAATGTACGGTAAAAACAGGTGAGTTCAACGAATTAAAACCGCGCTGCACTATGCTATTGGAAGCTGGATTGAGCGCGGAGATTATTTAA
- the prmA gene encoding 50S ribosomal protein L11 methyltransferase: MSQVYIGYDFKVRPLQPGTEILIAELGYAGFESFVETEEGVTAYIQKEEWNQNILDAIHILKSEEFKIEYTFSEIEQINWNSEWEKNFNPIEVDGKCTVLAPFHPNKNFEYEIVIEPKMSFGTGHHETTFMMLQFILENNFEGKSVLDMGCGTAVLAILAEMRGASKLDAIDIDQWCFENSLENIQRNNCDNISVFLGDASLLVEKKYDIIIANINRNILLNDMEAYRKCLAKGGELYLSGFYEEDLPIIKETCNNLGFTFVENKEKNKWVAAKFKI, from the coding sequence ATGTCGCAAGTTTATATAGGTTATGATTTTAAAGTGAGGCCGCTCCAACCCGGTACCGAAATTTTGATTGCCGAATTGGGGTATGCAGGTTTTGAAAGTTTTGTTGAAACCGAGGAAGGCGTTACGGCCTATATTCAAAAGGAAGAATGGAACCAAAATATTTTGGATGCTATTCATATTTTGAAATCTGAGGAATTCAAAATAGAATATACTTTTTCAGAAATAGAACAGATCAACTGGAATTCTGAATGGGAAAAAAACTTTAACCCCATTGAAGTTGACGGAAAATGTACCGTCCTCGCGCCATTTCACCCAAATAAAAATTTTGAGTACGAAATAGTAATTGAACCCAAAATGTCTTTTGGAACGGGCCACCACGAGACTACTTTTATGATGCTCCAGTTTATTTTGGAAAACAATTTTGAAGGAAAATCTGTGCTTGATATGGGTTGCGGAACTGCTGTTTTGGCAATTTTGGCCGAAATGCGCGGCGCTTCAAAATTGGATGCCATTGATATTGACCAGTGGTGTTTTGAGAATTCCTTGGAAAATATTCAAAGAAACAATTGCGATAATATTTCAGTATTTCTAGGGGATGCTTCTTTATTGGTTGAAAAAAAATACGATATCATTATCGCCAACATCAACAGAAACATTCTTTTGAACGATATGGAGGCTTACAGAAAATGTTTGGCTAAAGGCGGAGAACTTTACCTAAGCGGATTTTACGAAGAAGATTTGCCAATTATTAAAGAAACTTGCAATAATCTGGGGTTTACTTTCGTTGAAAACAAGGAGAAAAACAAATGGGTTGCGGCTAAGTTTAAAATTTAG
- the tpiA gene encoding triose-phosphate isomerase, whose product MRKKIVAGNWKMNNDLAETEMFLVELKKQVFPDDVVIMIAPPFTSLNHTFRSLREHPVALAAQNMHQSNEGAFTGEISAKMLKSVGASTVILGHSERRAYFNEDNAILAEKVNTALENQMTIIFCIGEELDDRKNGNHFELIKTQLSEGLFHIADEAWENIIIAYEPVWAIGTGETASPEQAQEMHEFIRKTMAENYSKTIADEVSILYGGSVKPDNASEIFGQDDVDGGLIGGASLKVESFMKIVNSF is encoded by the coding sequence ATGAGAAAAAAAATAGTAGCTGGAAATTGGAAAATGAACAACGATTTGGCTGAAACAGAAATGTTTTTGGTGGAATTGAAAAAGCAGGTATTTCCAGACGATGTAGTAATTATGATAGCGCCGCCGTTTACGAGTTTGAACCATACCTTCCGGTCCTTGCGCGAGCATCCTGTAGCGCTTGCCGCACAGAATATGCACCAGAGCAACGAAGGCGCGTTTACGGGTGAAATTTCCGCAAAAATGTTGAAAAGTGTAGGAGCAAGCACCGTTATTTTGGGCCACAGCGAGCGACGTGCGTATTTTAATGAAGACAACGCGATACTTGCCGAAAAAGTAAATACGGCGCTAGAAAACCAAATGACCATTATTTTCTGTATCGGTGAGGAATTGGACGACCGAAAGAATGGAAACCATTTCGAATTAATAAAAACGCAACTTTCCGAGGGTCTTTTCCATATTGCTGACGAAGCTTGGGAAAATATTATTATTGCTTACGAACCCGTTTGGGCCATTGGTACTGGTGAAACCGCAAGTCCCGAACAGGCTCAGGAAATGCACGAATTCATAAGAAAGACCATGGCTGAGAATTATTCAAAAACAATAGCCGATGAGGTTTCAATACTTTACGGCGGAAGTGTAAAACCGGACAATGCTTCGGAAATCTTTGGGCAAGATGATGTTGACGGAGGCTTAATTGGTGGGGCTTCCCTAAAGGTTGAAAGTTTTATGAAAATTGTAAATTCATTTTAA